The genome window CGGAACGTAAACCAGTTACGGCATATTCTGTTACAGGTTTTAGGTGTTTCTGTGGCGGATTGGGATTTTATGGACCCCGAGGGGAACATTGATGTTTCAAAACGTCGGGTATTCTCAGGGGTGCACCTTTATCTAGATGATGTGCGGTCTCCGTTCAACATTGGCTCCATTTTTAGAACCGCCGAGTCCTTTGGAGTAGAAAAAATCTGGCTTTCTCCATTTTGTGCGGATCCCAATCATTCCCGGGCAGTACGGTCTGCTATGGGGTGTATCGAAATAGTTCCCTGGGAAAGACTTGATAGCCTTGAAAAGAAAAGAATTTTTTTTGATGGATGCCTCAGGGATAGGGTACCTCTTTTTGCTCTTGAAACGGGAGGGACAGCTCTTTCTCGCTTTCCGTTCCCTCAGAAAGGAATCATGATAATAGGCTCAGAGGAATTAGGGGTTTCTCCAGAACTCTTGACACTTGCTGATCGTTCCCTTGGCCGGGTAAGTATTCCTACCCTTGGGGCTAAGGGATCATTAAACGTAGCGGTCGCCACAGGAATTGCTGTGCAGGCCTGGGCCTCTTCTTTGATTAGTGATTCTGGGTTTCCCGTTTAAAGCTTTCGGAGAATCGCTGGAGTAAAAGTTCGATTTGTTTTTCATTCCCGATACCAAACGAAGTAAGAACACTTTTCTCCAATTGATCAAAGGTAATGTTGCCGTTTTCGTATTCGCACAGCATGTTTGCTAAATAGACTGTTTCTACGAGGTCTTTAAACTCTGGCGGAGCTTGGTTGGGTTCATGGTGGAGACGAATGGCGGTGATAAGATTGTCGGGGAAGTTCCATTTTTCTGCAATCATGGCGCCGATTTCTGCATGGTTCATCCCTGCAGCCAGGTCTTCAAAAGTGGCGGCAGGAATT of Treponema sp. J25 contains these proteins:
- a CDS encoding TrmH family RNA methyltransferase, translated to MIPLSKLARLPLHQQFRKIEKQCAFWEAHPDHLYSHIPYLEEMLALLLNPSVSSDSQEKRFSSREEEGIRSVYQYVKGIRNLSRAETDKNALIRNVNQLRHILLQVLGVSVADWDFMDPEGNIDVSKRRVFSGVHLYLDDVRSPFNIGSIFRTAESFGVEKIWLSPFCADPNHSRAVRSAMGCIEIVPWERLDSLEKKRIFFDGCLRDRVPLFALETGGTALSRFPFPQKGIMIIGSEELGVSPELLTLADRSLGRVSIPTLGAKGSLNVAVATGIAVQAWASSLISDSGFPV